ACCCACGGGCAGTGCCTCCACGGCCTTGCGAAGGAGTCGAAGATTCTCTTCCGCCTCTTTTTGCTCGCTTATGTCGAGAACGCTCACCACCCGGTACAGCATGTGGCCGTCCTCGTCCTTCAGCGCCGTGGCCGTTACCAGGACGGGAAAAAGTCTCCCGTCCGCCCGCTGGTGCACGCTCTCGAACGTGTGGTGGCCCTTTTCGCCAAGGACCTGCATCAGGACGCGGACATCTTCCTTTCTTCCCGGCGCGAAGACCTCCTCGAAGGGACGCTCCGACAGTTCCTCCGGGCTGTATCCATACAGCCGGGCAAACGCCGGATTGGTCACACCCATGGCGGGACTTTCCTTTTCCTGAAGAGTTATGCCCCAGCGGGCGTTCCTGAAGACCTCGGCCCACTTGCGGAGCTCCCTTTCGGCGGCTTTGCGCTCGCTGATGTCCCGGAATATCCCTATCAGGACTTTCCGCCCCGTCAGCTCTATGACGGAGGAGCTGATCTCGACAGGGACGCGCCTGCTCGATGCGTGGCGGACCACGAGGTCTTCGCCGGAAACCCCGGATTCGCCGCCTGTCCTTTTTTTGAAGAGGTCCGTATACCTCTCCGTCTCTTCGGCCGGATGAAGTTCCGAATGGTGCAGGCCGATAAGCTCCGCGATATCCCGCCCCGTGAGCTCCGTGGCCCTTCTGTTGGCGTCCAGAACGACGCCGGAATCCGCATCGACCAGGATGATGGCGTCGCTGGCATTCTCTATGACGGTGCGGTACTTCTCTTCACTCTCCTTCAGGGTCTCCTCGGCCAGCATGCATGCCGTCACGTCGAGCATCATGCCCCTGAGTTTCACCGGAACGCCGGCGGCCATCACGACATTGACGATAGCCCTTATCCAGACCACCCTGTCGTCGGCGGCAATCATCCTGAAGGTGAACTCATGGTCTTTTCCCAGCGCCGCATAGTGCGCGCAGTACGCAGGGGCCCAATGCCTGTCCTCCGGATGAAGGTGCTCTACCCAGAACCCATGGTCCACCCAGTCGGTGACCGGATAGCACAGGACTTTTTCGACCTGGGGGCTCACGTACGTGAAGCGCTTCGTCCTTGCATCCATTTCCCAGTGCACGGCGTCCGTGTACTCGACCAGCTCCTTGTAGATTTCCTCGGACTTCCGTACCCGAAGGAGAGCCTTTTTCAGTTGCATCATGGACACCGTGGTGGGCCGGTAAAAGAAGAAATAGAGGACCGGGAAGGTAAAAACGACAAGCACGGAGGCATCCAGCAATGCCCCGATGCGTCGCGGGAAGTAATCCAGGGGAAGAAGCAGCATGATGAGGGCCTCCGTCAGGAAGATGCCCGCAGCTACGGTGGCCAGAAGAAACAAAGCTGCGGGAACCGATATTTCGGCACGGCGACCTTCGCCGAAGAAACGGCGGAATCTTGAGCCGTCCTTACTCATGCGAGTCCATATTAGTACAGAGCCGGGAGGGGAAGTGTGACATTTAACACATTTTCATCATCTTACGAACAAATGCGGGCGATTTTGCCCCGTTTCTCATCCGCATGACCGTTTTCCATGCGAAAAAGCACGGACGCAGCCACTTTAAGTTGCACTACCAAAAGCAGCCTGATTGATTAAGGGATTATCATGAAGAGACGGGGGGACGCTCCAGCACCTTGCAGGAGAAGCAGGGCACGACAAGACCGAAACGGGAGGGCAACGGCCTTTGCCCGGGACGGCCTAGCCCCCTTCATTACGCCGCTGCCGACGGCTTCGCAGATAACGGCGGGCCAGAAGAATGATAACCAGCGCCCCGAGGACACCCAGGACATAGGGTTCGAATCTCTTGAAAATGGCGAAAACCCCGCCCAGCTCACTGCCGAAGAAGTATGCTCCGGTTCCCCAGAAGCCCACCCATATGGCGGCTCCAAGGACATTGAAGGCGAGGAACCGCCGCCATGCCATGCCGCTTATGCCGGCCACTATGCCGTTGAACTGCCTGAACCCCTCGATAAATCTCGCCGCTACCACCACCTTGCCTCCGTGGCGTTCGAAAAAGGACTCCATTTTCCGAAGGCGTTCCTTGCTCAGGAAAACATACCGCCCGTACCTGGCGACAAGCTTGCGCCCGCCGAAACGTCCGATGGCATAGCCGATGTTATCTCCCGTGACCGCTCCGAGAAAGCCCAGAGCCATTATCCATTCAAGCCTGAACTCGCCGAGGGAAGCAAACAGGGCTCCCGCTATCAATATGGTCTCTCCGGGCACGGGCAGGCCGAAGTCTTCAAGAAGCACGCCGAAAAAGACGGCCAGGTACCCGTACCGGTGAAGGTAGGGCTCCACCGACTGGATATAGGGCACAAGAGCTTCAATGCCCTGGGGCAAGGGCTTCATGCAGACACGTCCGGCACCGTCTCCCCCTTGAACACATGGATTCAGGCGTCGATTTTATCGGCGCGGCGTCTCATGCGATTTTCAGGACCTTGGCGCCGCGGATCTTGCGCCCCTTCATCTCCAAGAGGGCCTTGTTCGCTTCCTCGAGGCTGAATTCCCGCACCTCGGGCCTGAGGGGAATCCCGGCGGCAAAGGGCAAAAACTCCTGGATGTCCCTCCGCGTGATGTTGGCGACGCTCTTTATCTCCTTTTCCATCCAGAGGTCCCGGGAATAGTCGAGTTTCAGAAGCGCCTCCTTGTCCCCGTCCTGTTTGCGTATCGCGTTTATCACGAGCCGGCCACCCGGCTCCAGGTTCTTCAGGGCCTCGACGACGGGCTTCCACGCCGGCGTGGTGTCGATGATGGAGCCGAGTTTTTCCGGCGATTCTTCGGCCGTCTCTCCCGCCCAGTATGCGCCGAGCTCCCTGGCGAAATCCCTTTCGCCGGGCGTGCGGGTAAACACGAAGACCCTGGAGCCCGGAAATTTGTGAAGGAGCATCTTCAGTACGAGATGCCCGGACGCGCCGAAACCCGTAAGCCCGATGCCCTCGCCGTCCCCGAGGTCCGCGAGCCTCAAGGAGCGGTAGCCTATCGCCCCGGCACACAGGAGCGGAGCGGCCTTCGAATCGGAGAACACCTCCGGTATCCCGGAGGCGAAATCCTCGTGCACCACCATGTACTCTGCGTATCCGCCGTCGGCGTCCCTTCCCGTGGCCTTGAAGTCGGAACAGAGGTTTTCACGTCCGCTCCGACAGAACGTGCACTTCCCGCACGCCGAGTATATCCACCCGATGCCGACCCTGTCGCCGATGTTGAACCTCTCCGCGCCCGGGCCCGAGCCCTGCACCCTGCCGACGACCTGATGGCCAAGAATGACGGGGAACCTGGACGGCGGCGTCCTTCCCTCTATCTCGTCCAGTTCCGTGTGGCAGACGCCGCATCGCGTCACCTTGACCAGGATTTCCCCCTTTGCGGGCTCCGGTTCGGGCACGTCCTCCAGATGAAGCGGCTCCCTGTCGGTCTCGAGGTCCGCCGGCCCCCTGAGCACCATGGCTTTCATCCTTGCGGCCTCCTTTTGGAGTGATGGATGCTTCCATTTTTAAGAGGATTGTAATAATCTCTCCTTATCATGGAAAAGCTTTTCTGTCAATTTCGCCTCCGCCCGATGCGTGACGGGGGAGATAATCGCTGAGGCACATGGCGGAAGAGGACCGGAAGGACGAGCCCCTAAGCACCTTTTCCCTCTCTGCCCTGGCGTTCGCCGTCGGGCTGCTGGCCGGGCTCGGTGCGACGGCTTTCCGCGTCATGACGGGATTCTTTCACAACCTGTTCTTTCTCGGGAAGCTCTCCCTCAGCTATGACCCCAACGTGCACGTTTCGTCCAATCCCTGGGGCGTGTTCGTGGTTCTCGTCCCCGTGCTCGGAGCCCTCGGCGTGGCCCTGGTTCAACGGTTTGCCCGCGAAACCAGGGGGAGCGGCGTGCCGGACACCATCGAGGCCGTCTACTACAAGCAGGGCTTCATCCGGCCCGTCGTTTCCGTCATAAAGCCGCTGGCCTCGGCCCTCTCGCTGGGCAGCGGCGCCTCGGTGGGCCAGGAGGGACCCGCGCTTCAGATAGGCGCGGCCGTGGGCTCCCTGGCATCCCGCTTCAAGAAAATTCCCGCGTGGCAAAGAGTCCTCCTGGTCACGGCCGGCGCCAGCGGAGGCATGGCCGCCGTGTACGACACCCCCATAGGGGGGATGATATTCGCGATGGAAATCATCCTGCACGAGGTAAGCATCGTCAGCCTGCTGCCCATAGCGGTCGGCACCGCGACGGCCACCTACGTCGCACGGGCGCTGATGGGTCCCCATACCCTGTTCTCCTCCCTCCTTATAGAGAAAACCGCATCCGTGGTATCTCCCCGGGATTTCATTTTCTATATCGGCCTGGGCGTGGTTGCCGGGGCCGCCTCGGCGGGCCTCATTAAGGGCATCGACCTCTCCGGGAGGTTTTTTTCGAGGAAGGTCGGCCACAGCCACTATTTCCATCATGCTCTGGGCATGTTGTCGGTGGGTGTCGTCCTGTATCTCACATTTGTATTCACGGGGCACTACTACGTCGCAAGCATGGGGTATGCCACCATGCGCGACGTGCTTTCCGGCGCGCTTGCCGGAGTGCCCATACTCCTTCTTTTCTTTGTTCTCAAGCTTGCGGTCACCTCGGGCTCGCTCGGCTCCGGGGCCTCGGGCGGCATATTCGCACCCGCGATGTTCATGGGTGCGACCATGGGAAGCGCTTACAGCCTCGCCTTGAACGCACTTTTCCCCGGACTCTCCCTGAGCCCCCCTTCGTTTGCCATCGCCGGGATGGCCGCCATGACCGGCGGCACCACCGGAGCGGCCATCGCGTCGCTGGTCATGGTCTTCGAGCTGACCATGGACCACGCTATCATCATACCCATGGCGTTTGCCGTCGCCTTCAGCCATGCGGTAAGGTCGATGCTCCTTAAGGAGAGTTTCTACACGCTGACCCTGGCCCGGCGGGGACACTACGTGCCGCTGGAGATGCAGTCGAACTTCTACCAGTTCGAACGCGCGGCGGACATCATGGAGAAGCGTTTCGCCACGATGCCTTCATCGGCAACCGTGGGGGAATTCGTGGAGAGTCTTGCCGAAGGTCCGGAAACCCGGTGGTGCCTCGTGGTGAAATCCGGCAGGCTCGAGGGCGTCGCCGGCCGCGACGACGTGCTGGCGTCTTTCCTGGAGCGGGGAAAAGAGGTATCCTTGGGAGAGGTCGCACGCAGGGACTATATGTCGGTGACCGGGGAGACGACTATATTCGACGTCATAGTGACGATGCGCTCCAGGGACGCTTCGGTCGCGGTGGTGCAAGACCCGTCCGGGCGCATCAAGGGAATTATCGGCAAGGAGGAAATAAGCAGAACCATGACGCGCTCCGTCGGGTTATCGTACGCAGCAGAGGAAAGGAGCGTCCCCTGAAAAGGCGGGGGAGTTCACGGAAATCGGGGGAAACGCCCTACCCGCCCCTGGAAGACTACGGCTATATCGCCGACTGCCACAGCTCGGCCCTCGTGTCGAAATCGGGGTCCATCGACTGGTGCTGCATGCCCCGCGTGGATTCCGGCAGCTGCTTCGGCCGCATCCTGGACTGGGACCACGGCGGGTTCTGCCGTATAGCGCCCGCCGCCGCGTACACGGTCAAGAGGCGCTACGTCGAAAACTCCCTGGTCCTGGAGACGTCCTTTCGGACACGCAGCGGCTCCGCGCGGCTCATCGATTGCTTCACCATGAGGCGAGGAGGAGAACACAGCCCTCACAAGCAGATTCTGCGCGTCATCGAAGGGATAACCGGTTCGGTGACGTTCACCGTGGAGGTCGCGCCGTGCTTTGACTACGGGTCCGTAAGGCCGTGGATTCGCCGTTACGCCAAGGGCGGTTTTACGGCCCTGGGAGGCAACGACGGCCTTTTGATTGTGGGCGACATGGACCTGGAAGTCCAGAGACGCCATTGCCTGTGCGGGTCATGCACCGTGGGAGAAGGGCAGCGCGTGCGCCTCACCATCCTGTACAGGCAAGCCGAAGACCTTGACGAGGAAGTGACCGCCGTGCCCACGCCCGAAGAGCTGGACCGGCGTCTGGAGCAGACTGTCCAGTGGTGGCACCGTTGGTCCTCGCGTGGAAATATCGCGGGCCCGTACGCCGCACACCTCAGGCGTTCGGCTTCGGTCCTGAAGGGGCTCTCCAACGCCCCCACCGGGGCTATTGCCGCAGCACCCACGACCTCTCTGCCGGAGTGGCCGGGAGGAAGCCGCAACTGGGATTACCGCTATTCATGGATACGCGACTCGTACTTCACGGTCCGGAGCCTGGGGGAACTGGGCCACGACAAGGAAGCCGACGGGTTCCGGAGGTTCATCGAGCGGAGCGCGGCCGGCAGCGCCGAGGAGCTCCAGATACTCTTCGGCGTCGGGGGCGAACGAAGGCTGAAGGAGATAGTCATTGAGGAAATGGAGGGATACCGGGGCGCCGGGCCCGTCAGGGACGGAAACGCCGCCGAGCGGCAGCTCCAACTGGACATGTACGGGGAGCTTCTCGAACTCGCCTGGCACTGGCATCTGAGAGGGCACAAACCCGACGACGACTATTGGAATTTTCTTGTAGAAACCGTCAATGTAGCCGCAAAACGGTGGCACGAGCCGGACAAGGGAATCTGGGAGATACGGGGGAGACCGCGCCACTTCGTCCAGTCCAAGGCGATGTGCTGGGTCGCCCTGGACCGCGGGCTGAGGCTGGCACGGGTGCTCGACATGAACGCACCCGTGCAGGAGTGGAAAAAGTCCAGGGACGAGGTGCGCCGCGCAATCGAAACAAAGGGATACGACCGCTCCCGCGGTGTTTTCACGCAGGCTTTCGGGCGAAAGACCATGGACGCCGCACTCCTGCTTCTGCCGATGTTCGGCTTCGTGGACCATGGCGACGAGCGTATGGTCCGCACAGTGCAGGCGGTACGCGAGGACCTGGAGGTGGACGGCCTGCTTCGGAGGTATCCGCCCGGGGACGACGGCATGAAAGAGGACGAAGGGGTCTTCCTGGCCTGCTCTTTCTGGCTTTCGGAGTGCCTCGCCTGCCAGGGCGACATGAAGGAGGCACAAAGGGTTTTCGAGAGGGCTCTCACCACCGGCAACGACCTGGGCCTCTTTTCCGAGGAATACGACGTCCACAGCGGCCGGATGCTCGGCAACTTTCCCCAGGGCCTTACCCAGCTTTCCCTGGTAGCGGCGGCCGTCGTGCTGTCCCGCGAAGAGAAGCGGTGCGCCGCCGGCGCGGACCCTTTGAAGGCACCCCGCCATAAAGGGGCCTCTTGAGAAGGGGTACCGTGCGGTCCAAACGGGGAATGCGCCGCAGGGGGGGTTCGTTTTTGCTGGCGGGAAACCCCCTTCTCCGGCCGTGAAGCCAAAGAGCAAAGGGCGGCTATGTGTGTGGATGTCTTTTCAGGCGAGGCGCCCGCGGAGCAGAGGTGCGACAGGTGGGCGGAGGCTCAGTCGTGCACGACCAGCACCGGGCACGGGGCCCTGCCGATGACCTTCCCGGCGGTATGGTCTCCCAGGAAGCGCCGGAAGAGGCCCTTGGCCTTCTTGGTGCCCATGATGATGAGGTCGCACTTTTCTTCTGCGGCCACCTGGGCTATGGTCTCCGGGATGTCCCCCTCCTCGACCCTGATTTTCGCGAGGGAACGATTCCGGCCAACGACGCCCTCGATGGCCGCGGAAGTCTCCGCGGCCATCGAGCCCAGGACGTCTTCTATGTTTCTTATGCCGGTCAGGTCCAGGTCGCCCTCATACGGCGGGACCACCTTGAGCACCGTGACCCAGCATTTTTCATCCCCGGCAACCCTGAGCCCTTTCTCCAGGACCTGGTGGCAGCCGTTTACGGCGATGAGTATTTTTCTGTAGCCTTTCATACGTTACCGCACCACGAGGACGGGGACCGGAGAGCGCGAGATGACGCGCTCGGTGGTGCTGCCCATGATGGCCTTGTCCACGCCTCGCCATCCGTGGCTTCCCATCACGATAAGGTCGCTCTCGAGACCCTCCGCGGTCTCCACAACCCTGTCGGCCGTGCTGGCCCCCTCCTCCACCAGGGTGTTCGCCGTAACCCCCTTCTCCGATGCGAGCTTTTCTCCGTCGATGACGACCTTTCGTGCCTCCTCGTGTATCCTTTCGCTGATGGTGTTCGTTCTCAGAAAGCCGATTTCCTCGTACAGGGGGATGACGTAAAGGACGGTCAGCGT
The sequence above is drawn from the Nitrospirota bacterium genome and encodes:
- a CDS encoding universal stress protein; this translates as MKGYRKILIAVNGCHQVLEKGLRVAGDEKCWVTVLKVVPPYEGDLDLTGIRNIEDVLGSMAAETSAAIEGVVGRNRSLAKIRVEEGDIPETIAQVAAEEKCDLIIMGTKKAKGLFRRFLGDHTAGKVIGRAPCPVLVVHD
- a CDS encoding zinc-dependent alcohol dehydrogenase family protein, translating into MKAMVLRGPADLETDREPLHLEDVPEPEPAKGEILVKVTRCGVCHTELDEIEGRTPPSRFPVILGHQVVGRVQGSGPGAERFNIGDRVGIGWIYSACGKCTFCRSGRENLCSDFKATGRDADGGYAEYMVVHEDFASGIPEVFSDSKAAPLLCAGAIGYRSLRLADLGDGEGIGLTGFGASGHLVLKMLLHKFPGSRVFVFTRTPGERDFARELGAYWAGETAEESPEKLGSIIDTTPAWKPVVEALKNLEPGGRLVINAIRKQDGDKEALLKLDYSRDLWMEKEIKSVANITRRDIQEFLPFAAGIPLRPEVREFSLEEANKALLEMKGRKIRGAKVLKIA
- a CDS encoding DedA family protein is translated as MKPLPQGIEALVPYIQSVEPYLHRYGYLAVFFGVLLEDFGLPVPGETILIAGALFASLGEFRLEWIMALGFLGAVTGDNIGYAIGRFGGRKLVARYGRYVFLSKERLRKMESFFERHGGKVVVAARFIEGFRQFNGIVAGISGMAWRRFLAFNVLGAAIWVGFWGTGAYFFGSELGGVFAIFKRFEPYVLGVLGALVIILLARRYLRSRRQRRNEGG
- a CDS encoding chloride channel protein encodes the protein MAEEDRKDEPLSTFSLSALAFAVGLLAGLGATAFRVMTGFFHNLFFLGKLSLSYDPNVHVSSNPWGVFVVLVPVLGALGVALVQRFARETRGSGVPDTIEAVYYKQGFIRPVVSVIKPLASALSLGSGASVGQEGPALQIGAAVGSLASRFKKIPAWQRVLLVTAGASGGMAAVYDTPIGGMIFAMEIILHEVSIVSLLPIAVGTATATYVARALMGPHTLFSSLLIEKTASVVSPRDFIFYIGLGVVAGAASAGLIKGIDLSGRFFSRKVGHSHYFHHALGMLSVGVVLYLTFVFTGHYYVASMGYATMRDVLSGALAGVPILLLFFVLKLAVTSGSLGSGASGGIFAPAMFMGATMGSAYSLALNALFPGLSLSPPSFAIAGMAAMTGGTTGAAIASLVMVFELTMDHAIIIPMAFAVAFSHAVRSMLLKESFYTLTLARRGHYVPLEMQSNFYQFERAADIMEKRFATMPSSATVGEFVESLAEGPETRWCLVVKSGRLEGVAGRDDVLASFLERGKEVSLGEVARRDYMSVTGETTIFDVIVTMRSRDASVAVVQDPSGRIKGIIGKEEISRTMTRSVGLSYAAEERSVP
- a CDS encoding glycoside hydrolase family 15 protein, whose amino-acid sequence is MEDYGYIADCHSSALVSKSGSIDWCCMPRVDSGSCFGRILDWDHGGFCRIAPAAAYTVKRRYVENSLVLETSFRTRSGSARLIDCFTMRRGGEHSPHKQILRVIEGITGSVTFTVEVAPCFDYGSVRPWIRRYAKGGFTALGGNDGLLIVGDMDLEVQRRHCLCGSCTVGEGQRVRLTILYRQAEDLDEEVTAVPTPEELDRRLEQTVQWWHRWSSRGNIAGPYAAHLRRSASVLKGLSNAPTGAIAAAPTTSLPEWPGGSRNWDYRYSWIRDSYFTVRSLGELGHDKEADGFRRFIERSAAGSAEELQILFGVGGERRLKEIVIEEMEGYRGAGPVRDGNAAERQLQLDMYGELLELAWHWHLRGHKPDDDYWNFLVETVNVAAKRWHEPDKGIWEIRGRPRHFVQSKAMCWVALDRGLRLARVLDMNAPVQEWKKSRDEVRRAIETKGYDRSRGVFTQAFGRKTMDAALLLLPMFGFVDHGDERMVRTVQAVREDLEVDGLLRRYPPGDDGMKEDEGVFLACSFWLSECLACQGDMKEAQRVFERALTTGNDLGLFSEEYDVHSGRMLGNFPQGLTQLSLVAAAVVLSREEKRCAAGADPLKAPRHKGAS